One Panicum virgatum strain AP13 chromosome 3N, P.virgatum_v5, whole genome shotgun sequence DNA segment encodes these proteins:
- the LOC120667808 gene encoding uncharacterized protein LOC120667808, with translation MWLEDYRLACQAGGASDDRFVIQYLPICLGENVHAWLDFLPADSIGSWADLQRDFIGNFQGTYVRPGNSWVLKNCKQEPGESLCDYIRCFSKQCNSLPGVVDANTIGAFLSGTHCKTLVHKLGCQKMRTTHELLEIATSHASGGEAVGAVFEHDQHVVKEKRRDRDRPSSSLEDNKSKKNRRPPAIGEVAAAECQDKRLPRNDHFSQLLEKPCTNHGYPVNHKFRDCDMMKHLLRRIAKTNSDSCDKRPDADQDRGKPADGEFPDVDRCLVIIGDLEDECSRRLQKVRLREVCAAAGSIPRKLKWASTPIIFDQDDHPANVPRPRSYPLVIDPVVSNMRLSKVLMDGGSSLNILYVDTLEAMGIPRGCLRESLFPFYSILPGMMAYPVGNIDLPVTLGSKANFRTETLTFEVVDWKGVYHAILGRPAYAKFMAAYVSSREYYDLATTAANSAELGQLRAATAECCPDPGRPSQAPAFVSTDKTKTVMVDDADPTKTVRISSQLPAK, from the exons ACTACCGGCTTGCATGCCAGGCCGGAGGGGCAAGCGACGACCGCTTCGTCATCCAGTACCTCCCTATATGCCTGGGAGAGAACGTCCATGCCTGGCTGGACTTCTTGCCCGCCGACTCCATCGGCAGCTGGGCAGACCTTCAAAgagacttcatcggcaactttcAAGGCACGTACGTACGTCCTGGCAACTCTTGGGTTCTCAAGAACTGCAAGCAGGAGCCCGGTGAGTCTCTGTGCGACTACATCcggtgcttctccaagcagtgcaactCACTGCCAGGCGTCGTCGACGCCAACACCATCGGCGCATTCCTTAGCGGGACGCACTGCAAGACCCTGGTCCACAAACTAGGGTGCCAGAAGATGCGCACTACGCACGAGCTCCTGGAGATCGCCACCAGCCACGCCTCCGGCGGGGAGGCGGTTGGGGCCGTCTTCGAGCACGACCAGCACGTGGTGAAAGAAAAGCGACGTGACCGCGACAGGCCTTCCTCGAGCCTcgaggacaacaagagcaagaagaATCGTCGACCCCCCGCTATCGGCGAGGTCGCGGCAGCGGAATGCCAAGATAAGCGCCTGCCGAGAAACGACCACTTCAGCCAACTCCTGGAAAAGCCTTGCACCAACCATGGCTATCCGGTGAACCACAAGTTCAGGGACTGCGATATGATGAAGCACCTCCTCCGACGGATAGCCAAGACCAACAGTGACAGCTGCGACAAGAGGCCCGACGCCGACCAGGACAGAGGGAAGCCGGCGGATGGAGAGTTCCCGGATGTGGATCGGTGCTTGGTGATCATCGGCGACCTGGAGGACGAGTGCTCTAGACGACTACAGAAGGTTCGGCTCCGCGAGGTATGTGCTGCTGCAGGTTCCATTCCTAGAAAGCTGAAGTGGGCGTCCACACCCATTATTTTCGATCAGGATGACCACCCGGCAAACGTCCCTCGACCCAGGAGCTATCCCCTCGTCATTGACCCCGTCGTTAGCAACATGCGCCTGTCCAAGGTACtgatggacggaggcagcagcctcaataTCCTCTACGTCGACACCTTGGAAGCCATGGGAATCCCGCGAGGCTGCTTGCGGGAATCCCTCTTCCCCTTCTATAGCATCCTGCCAGGCATGATGGCGTACCCAGTCGGCAACATCGACTTGCCGGTTACGCTAGGCAGCAAAGCCAACTTCCGCACCGAAACCCTCACGTTTGAGGTGGTGGACTGGAAGGGGGTGTACCATGCCATTCTCGGGCGCCccgcctacgccaagttcatggcg GCCTACGTGAGCAGCCGCGAGTACTATgacctcgccaccaccgcggcaAACTCAGCTGAGCTCGGTCAGcttcgcgccgccaccgccgagtgCTGCCCTGACCCTGGCAGGCCTAGCCAGGCACCGGCCTTCGTCTCAACCGACAAGACCAAGACGGTCATGGTCGACGACGCTGATCCAACCAAGACGGTGCGGATCAGCTCTCAGCTGCCGGCCAAATAG